The Devosia sp. A16 genome includes a window with the following:
- the topA gene encoding type I DNA topoisomerase, producing the protein MKLVIVESPNKIKTISGYLGKDYEVLASFGHVRDLPAKDGSVLPDEDFAMSWEVDTASKKRLTDIGNALKNADELILATDPDREGEAISWHVLDVLRQKKLVKDKPVKRVVFNAITKDAITEAMRNPRDIDEPLVDAYLARRALDYLVGFTLSPVLWRKLPGSRSAGRVQSVALRVVCDRESEIEKFRPQEYWSIGARLNEKGRSFEARLYSVDGKKTDKLDVGTGQEAEALKAAIEAGTFSVTAVDKKPTRRNPYAPFSTSSLQQDASSRLGFAPARTMQIAQRLYEDGIITYMRTDAVQMAPEGIDQARRAIVKNFGADYLPEKARIYSTKAKNAQEAHEAIRPTDMFRHPDTLRGDPDKHRLYELIWKRTLASQMRSAEIERTTADISVFATSRDISLRAVGSVVTFPGFLALYGVEAKEDRDPNAEDDEDSRELPPLNVGDRPKLEQALIEQHFTQPPPRYSEASLIKKMEEIGIGRPSTYAATISVLQDRNYVRLEKRVLIPEDRGRIVTAFLESFFTRYVEYGFTASLEEKLDLISDGKLAWKDVLRDFWNDFQSHVEEIKDLRVSEVLDALNDLLADHIFPAKADGSDPRRCPNCGTGQLSLKLGKFGAFIGCSNYPECRYTMQLSDAATGGASEAGIGDGILGTDPESGLEVALKSGRFGPYVQLGDGAEPKRSSLPKGWTPDSLTLEKALQLLSLPRPVGNHPETGKPISAGIGRYGPFILHDGTYANLPEVEEVFTVGLNRAVDLLAQKAAGGGRFGRGGGSTPAAIKTFEHDGGTISVRAGRYGPYVNQGKVNATLPKEVKPEDVTIEQALELIAAKGGASGAKKSSSRSAGAKKAPAKKAATKKPAAKAKSTAKAASKPKPASKTKAETPA; encoded by the coding sequence ATGAAGCTCGTCATCGTTGAAAGTCCCAACAAGATCAAGACGATCAGCGGCTATCTGGGCAAGGACTACGAGGTCCTCGCCAGCTTCGGCCATGTGCGCGATCTGCCGGCGAAGGATGGCTCGGTCCTCCCTGACGAAGACTTCGCGATGAGCTGGGAAGTCGATACGGCGTCGAAGAAACGGCTGACCGATATCGGCAACGCGCTGAAAAATGCCGACGAACTGATCCTCGCCACCGACCCCGATCGCGAGGGCGAAGCAATCTCCTGGCACGTACTCGACGTGCTCCGGCAGAAGAAGCTGGTCAAGGACAAGCCGGTCAAGCGCGTGGTATTCAACGCCATCACCAAGGACGCGATCACCGAGGCGATGCGCAACCCGCGCGACATCGACGAGCCGCTGGTCGATGCTTACCTCGCCCGCCGCGCTCTCGATTACCTCGTCGGCTTCACGCTCTCTCCGGTGCTGTGGCGGAAGCTCCCGGGCTCTCGTTCGGCCGGCCGCGTGCAGTCGGTGGCGCTGCGCGTCGTTTGCGACCGCGAGTCCGAGATCGAGAAATTCCGCCCGCAGGAATACTGGTCGATCGGCGCGCGGCTCAACGAGAAGGGCCGCAGCTTCGAGGCGCGGCTCTATTCGGTCGACGGCAAGAAGACCGACAAGCTCGACGTCGGCACCGGGCAGGAAGCCGAGGCGCTGAAAGCGGCAATCGAAGCGGGCACGTTCTCCGTCACCGCGGTGGACAAGAAGCCGACCAGGCGCAATCCCTACGCACCGTTCAGCACCTCGAGCCTGCAGCAGGACGCCTCCTCGCGTCTCGGCTTTGCGCCGGCGCGCACCATGCAGATCGCGCAGCGGCTCTACGAGGACGGCATCATCACCTATATGCGAACCGATGCCGTGCAGATGGCGCCGGAAGGTATCGACCAGGCCCGGCGCGCCATCGTGAAGAACTTTGGCGCCGACTACCTGCCCGAGAAGGCGCGCATCTATTCGACCAAGGCCAAGAACGCGCAGGAAGCGCACGAGGCCATCCGTCCGACCGACATGTTCCGGCATCCCGATACGCTACGGGGCGATCCGGACAAGCATCGGCTCTACGAACTGATCTGGAAGCGCACGCTGGCCAGCCAGATGCGTTCGGCGGAAATCGAACGGACCACGGCCGATATCTCGGTATTTGCCACCAGCCGCGACATCTCGCTGCGCGCGGTCGGCTCGGTTGTTACCTTCCCCGGCTTCCTTGCGCTCTATGGCGTCGAGGCCAAGGAGGACCGTGATCCCAACGCCGAGGACGACGAGGACAGCCGCGAGCTGCCGCCGCTCAACGTCGGCGACCGGCCGAAGCTGGAGCAGGCGCTGATCGAGCAGCACTTCACGCAGCCGCCGCCGCGCTATTCGGAAGCCAGCCTGATCAAGAAGATGGAAGAGATCGGCATCGGCCGCCCTTCCACCTATGCCGCCACCATCTCGGTGCTGCAGGACCGCAACTATGTGCGGCTCGAAAAACGCGTGCTGATCCCGGAAGATCGCGGCCGCATCGTTACCGCCTTCCTCGAGAGCTTCTTCACCCGCTATGTCGAGTACGGCTTCACCGCCTCGCTCGAAGAAAAGCTCGATCTGATCTCGGACGGCAAGCTTGCGTGGAAGGACGTGCTGCGCGACTTCTGGAACGATTTCCAGAGCCATGTCGAAGAGATCAAGGATCTGCGCGTCTCCGAAGTGCTGGATGCGCTGAACGATCTGCTGGCCGACCACATCTTCCCGGCCAAGGCCGACGGCTCCGACCCGCGCCGCTGCCCCAATTGCGGTACCGGCCAGCTGTCGTTGAAGCTGGGCAAGTTCGGCGCCTTCATCGGTTGCTCGAACTATCCCGAATGCCGCTACACCATGCAGCTGTCGGATGCGGCCACCGGCGGGGCCAGCGAGGCGGGTATCGGCGACGGCATTCTGGGCACCGATCCCGAGAGCGGGCTCGAGGTGGCCTTGAAGTCGGGCCGTTTCGGTCCATATGTGCAGCTTGGTGACGGTGCGGAACCGAAGCGCTCGTCGCTTCCCAAAGGATGGACGCCTGACAGTCTGACGCTCGAAAAGGCGTTGCAGTTGCTGTCGCTGCCCCGCCCCGTCGGCAACCACCCGGAAACGGGCAAGCCGATCAGCGCCGGCATTGGCCGCTACGGACCGTTCATTCTCCATGATGGCACCTATGCCAACCTCCCCGAGGTCGAAGAGGTGTTCACGGTGGGGCTCAACCGCGCCGTCGATCTGCTCGCGCAGAAGGCAGCGGGCGGCGGACGGTTCGGTCGCGGCGGCGGTAGTACGCCAGCAGCGATCAAGACCTTCGAGCATGATGGCGGCACCATCTCGGTTCGCGCCGGCCGCTATGGGCCGTATGTGAATCAGGGCAAGGTGAATGCAACGCTGCCCAAAGAGGTCAAGCCTGAGGACGTGACGATCGAGCAGGCGCTCGAACTGATCGCCGCCAAGGGCGGCGCCTCGGGCGCAAAGAAATCCTCGTCGCGGTCGGCCGGCGCCAAGAAGGCGCCAGCCAAGAAAGCGGCGACCAAGAAACCTGCGGCCAAGGCCAAGTCGACTGCAAAAGCGGCGAGCAAGCCCAAACCCGCATCGAAGACGAAGGCGGAGACACCCGCCTAA